A single region of the Paenibacillus sp. genome encodes:
- a CDS encoding protein-glutamine gamma-glutamyltransferase — MIRILEGADAVATSEGSDVGRALLRLISGGPTAQYPRPAELNFELRLREATMRAALELNGSGAAFETFENSRCNPEYWRREPNGAFRLRADRRPAGAIRDIFANGPMYGFECATAIVIVFYKAVLDSIGDAAYDRLFANTYLFHWNVDRDLGLTTIPTVRYIPGDCLYFDNPDVNPETMQWQGENVIDLGGDRYYGHGIGIRNAKGMIEALNAHRRPGATRSAYLLPQATRPDYIRLSLSAGSPFGDALPPGLPFRARIGHSLYMYR, encoded by the coding sequence ATGATTCGCATTTTGGAAGGGGCCGACGCTGTGGCAACGTCTGAAGGGAGCGACGTCGGCCGCGCGCTGCTGCGCCTCATATCCGGCGGCCCGACCGCCCAGTATCCGCGGCCCGCGGAGCTCAACTTCGAGCTGCGCCTTAGGGAGGCGACGATGCGGGCCGCGCTCGAACTGAACGGCAGCGGCGCCGCGTTCGAAACGTTCGAAAACTCCCGCTGCAACCCCGAATATTGGCGCCGCGAGCCGAACGGCGCGTTCCGGCTTCGCGCCGACCGGCGGCCGGCCGGCGCGATCAGGGACATATTCGCGAACGGTCCGATGTACGGCTTCGAATGCGCGACCGCGATCGTCATCGTCTTCTACAAGGCCGTCCTCGACTCGATCGGCGACGCGGCGTACGACCGGCTGTTCGCGAACACGTATTTGTTTCACTGGAACGTCGACCGCGACTTGGGGCTGACGACGATCCCGACCGTCCGGTACATCCCCGGCGATTGTCTCTACTTCGACAACCCCGACGTCAACCCCGAGACGATGCAATGGCAAGGGGAGAACGTCATCGATCTGGGCGGCGACAGATACTACGGCCACGGCATCGGCATTCGGAACGCCAAGGGCATGATCGAGGCGCTGAACGCGCACCGCCGGCCCGGGGCGACCCGCTCCGCGTACTTGCTGCCGCAGGCGACGAGGCCCGATTACATTCGGCTGTCGCTCTCCGCCGGCTCGCCGTTCGGGGACGCGCTGCCGCCCGGGCTGCCGTTCCGCGCCCGCATCGGTCACAGTCTTTATATGTATCGTTAA
- a CDS encoding spore coat protein — protein sequence MDTLSDDVIAMDFLISAKAGIRNYAIAATETATPEIKAVLRKHLEETIETHERITNYLISKGLYHPHDVGEQIKTDRKLAGIALTIPS from the coding sequence ATGGATACGCTGTCCGACGACGTGATCGCGATGGATTTCTTAATTTCCGCCAAAGCGGGAATTCGCAACTACGCGATCGCCGCGACGGAGACGGCGACGCCGGAAATCAAGGCGGTGCTGCGAAAGCATTTGGAAGAGACGATCGAGACGCACGAACGGATTACGAATTATTTGATCTCGAAAGGCTTGTACCATCCGCACGACGTCGGCGAGCAAATCAAGACGGACCGCAAGCTGGCGGGCATCGCGCTTACGATTCCGTCCTGA
- a CDS encoding glycerophosphodiester phosphodiesterase, producing MANDIVAHRGWSAAAPENTMAAFRKALDAPYVAGLELDIQLSKDGVPVVIHDFTLGRTTTGQGFVKDHTLAELKALDAGAWFDPAFRGERIPTLAEALALAKGRAVVNIELKTAGGLYPGLAEAAVKVVRESGMENEVYFTSFDHLVMLEAKSIAPDIRTGLLVAGRPVAMKAQFEATGADVLSIAHPYITKDLVREAEELGIELLAWTVDDPARMRELAALSGRIAICTNAPDKAREALGL from the coding sequence ATGGCGAACGACATTGTGGCGCATCGAGGCTGGTCGGCGGCGGCGCCGGAAAATACGATGGCCGCGTTCCGCAAGGCTTTGGACGCGCCGTACGTGGCCGGCTTGGAATTGGATATTCAGCTGTCGAAGGACGGCGTGCCCGTCGTCATTCACGACTTCACGCTCGGCCGGACGACGACCGGTCAAGGCTTCGTCAAAGATCATACGCTCGCCGAGCTGAAGGCGCTGGACGCCGGCGCTTGGTTCGATCCCGCGTTCCGCGGCGAACGCATCCCGACGCTCGCCGAGGCGCTCGCCCTCGCCAAGGGCCGCGCCGTCGTCAACATCGAGCTGAAAACGGCCGGCGGGCTGTATCCGGGTCTCGCCGAGGCGGCCGTGAAGGTCGTGCGCGAGTCGGGCATGGAGAACGAAGTCTATTTCACGTCGTTCGATCACCTCGTTATGCTCGAAGCGAAATCGATCGCGCCGGACATTCGCACCGGGCTGCTCGTCGCAGGCCGGCCGGTAGCGATGAAAGCCCAGTTCGAAGCGACCGGCGCCGACGTGCTGTCGATCGCGCATCCGTATATAACGAAGGATCTGGTTCGGGAGGCGGAGGAGCTCGGTATCGAGCTGCTCGCTTGGACGGTTGACGACCCCGCGCGCATGCGGGAGCTCGCGGCGCTGAGCGGCCGGATCGCTATCTGCACGAACGCGCCGGACAAGGCGCGCGAGGCGTTGGGCTTGTAA